A section of the Triticum dicoccoides isolate Atlit2015 ecotype Zavitan chromosome 7A, WEW_v2.0, whole genome shotgun sequence genome encodes:
- the LOC119327812 gene encoding aspartyl protease family protein At5g10770-like — protein sequence MASIPKLVILLLCTCLHTLVAHEGYDLRTYKVLHAGSLKSAAVNCSQPKVTPSSGGVTVPLHHRHGPCSPSPVPSTKAPTLEEMLRRDQLRAAYIRRKYSGVKGGAGDVEQSDVTVPTTLGTSLDTLEYLITVGIGSPAMTQTMLIDTGSDVSWVQCKPCSQCHTQADSLFDPSSSSTYSPFSCSSAACAQLSQSHEGNGCSGSQCQYMVKYGDGSSGTGTYSSDKLALGSSSVSNFQFGCSQSESGNLLEDQTDGLMGLGGGAQSLATQTAGTFDKAFSYCLPPTPDSSGFLTLGAATSGFSKTQMLRSSQVPSYYGVLLEAIRVGGRQLNIPASVFSGRSIMDSGTIITRLPATAYSALSSAFKAGMKQYPPAQPMGIFDTCFDFSGQSTINIPSVALVFSGEVVVDLATDGIILDSCLAFAANSDDSSLGIIGNVQQRTIEVLYDVGGGAVGFKAGAC from the exons ATGGCATCTATTCCGAAGCTTGTGATTCTCCTGCTGTGCACCTGTCTTCACACTCTCGTTGCTCACGAAGGATACGATCTTCGCACCTACAAGGTTCTGCACGCTGGCTCTTTGAAATCTGCCGCCGTCAACTGCTCCCAGCCCAAAG TGACTCCATCATCCGGCGGCGTCACCGTGCCGTTGCACCACCGGCACGGCCCGTGCTCGCCCTCGCCTGTGCCCTCCACCAAGGCGCCGACCTTGGAGGAGATGCTCCGGCGTGACCAGCTCCGGGCCGCCTACATCAGACGGAAGTACTCCGGCGTCAAGGGTGGCGCAGGTGACGTGGAGCAATCGGACGTTACCGTGCCGACCACACTGGGCACCTCCCTGGACACGCTGGAGTACTTGATCACCGTCGGCATCGGCTCGCCGGCCATGACCCAGACCATGCTCATCGACACCGGCAGCGACGTGTCCTGGGTGCAGTGCAAGCCGTGCTCGCAGTGCCACACCCAGGCGGACTCGCTCTTCGACCCCAGCTCGTCGAGCACCTACTCACCCTTCTCCTGCAGCTCCGCCGCCTGCGCGCAGCTCAGCCAGAGCCATGAGGGGAACGGCTGCTCCGGCTCCCAGTGCCAGTACATGGTCAAATACGGCGACGGTTCGAGCGGGACCGGGACGTACAGCTCCGACAAGCTCGCGCTGGGCTCCAGCTCCGTCAGCAACTTCCAGTTCGGATGCAGCCAGTCTGAGTCGGGCAACCTTCTCGAAGACCAGACCGATGGGCTCatggggctcggcggcggcgctcaGTCGCTCGCCACCCAGACCGCGGGGACCTTCGACAAGGCCTTCTCGTACTGCCTCCCACCGACTCCGGACTCCTCTGGGTTCCTCACCCTCGGCGCAGCAACCTCAGGTTTCTCCAAGACACAGATGTTGAGGAGCAGTCAGGTCCCGTCGTACTACGGCGTGCTCCTTGAGGCCATCAGGGTGGGAGGCAGGCAGCTCAACATACCCGCCTCGGTCTTCTCCGGCAGGTCGATCATGGACTCCGGCACAATCATAACGCGGCTGCCGGCGACCGCGTACTCTGCGCTATCGTCGGCGTTCAAGGCCGGCATGAAGCAGTACCCGCCGGCGCAGCCTATGGGCATCTTCGACACGTGCTTCGACTTCAGCGGCCAGTCCACCATCAACATACCGAGCGTCGCACTGGTGTTCTCCGGGGAAGTCGTCGTCGACCTCGCCACCGACGGGATCATTCTGGACAGCTGCCTCGCCTTTGCGGCCAACAGCGATGACAGCTCCCTTGGCATCATCGGCAACGTGCAGCAGCGGACGATCGAGGTGCTGTACGATGTTGGCGGCGGCGCCGTGGGGTTCAAGGCTGGCGCATGCTGA